AGCTGATACCTACTGTGTTACCATTCTGCCAAGCCCAGGCCTACTTTGGTTCACCCCATCAAGtatgcctagggctccagcaaggcTTACACACGGTAATGTCCTTGATGAATCTGGtaatctacagcctgaggaacaagaAGGTCAAAGAGTGCCTCAGAAGGAAGCTGTATTTCTTTAAGGTGCTGCTGAGGACTTGACTGTGTTTCTAAGAAAGGAATTGTGTGAAAGTCaaggggcaaaattttcaaaagcatctaagtgacttaggagccaaagtcccatttttaaaagtgtcctAGTCAATCAGGAgactaagtcccattgaaagtcaatgagactttgactcctaagtgcctaagttgCTTTAGAAAATGAGATTCAGGTTCTTAAAACTCCTAGGTTATTTTAAGAATTTTGCCCAGTGACAGTGCGTGGAGGaagatgtgtgtatgtgtgtgtgtttgagagagagagagagagagagacagacagacagacagaaaacaTACAGTCAGGAGTATGCTAGAAAAGCTTTGACCAaacagctataccagcaaaccttcCTAGTGTAAATGCAGCTTATGGAGCCAGTGTTCACCCTCAATAATACCCAGTATAGCAGTTTCACCCCTGACTGTCATTACTAAAATGGCAAAACTGACTAGTTCAGATCCATCCTATGTCTGTCAGTTTGTGAGATCCCATTATAAGTGCTCATTTCTGAGTCTTTGCTTTGACTGTGTATCTGCTAGTGAATATATTtgcatgaatgtgtgtgtgtttgtcagtGTAAGTTATTCTGAGTGTGTTCCTGAGGGTAACCAAAATGCATGTGAGTTTTACATTCCTGTGTGTGTCTTTGTGAATGTACATGATGTGAATGTGCATTAGTGAATGTATAATGCCATGTATGTGTTAGTGAAGTATATTCTGTTTGTTATGGGGGGtcattattgtgtgtgtgtttctaggTGTGCATTGTTGTATATTTAGGAGTGAATATTATTATGTGTGTGTGGTTGTATGTGGGTATTAACAATGACTGAACAATGAGTCTCAGAACCACAAAGCACCTTCAGCACCTAAACCctagatttaggagcctaagtcccagttttaggtaCCCCTGTGATCAAGAAAACCCCCGCTCAGCTGCAACCTAACTGTGTAGGTGTTAAATTCATTCACCActtcagggtaaaagttctccaGCACCagcatttctgcctctgggcatgtgaaGCACTGTCTCACTTTAGGCCCCACATGCCTAACTCCTGTGTAGGCCTCACAGTGATCCACGAACTGAGGGAAGATAGGTGGAGCAGTGCTTGTCTTGTGTGTTGGGCAGATCTAAGAACCTTCCTGATGACTGGACTTGGGCGCAGAATTCCAGAAGAGGGGAGGGGCTTAGGACATGCCCTTCTGGTAAACTTTTCCTAGAGTTTAGTTTCACGAGGAGATGTCTGGcaggctggcttttgtggatccctttctaaggcacctatctctccccattcattgtatagggagcctggcaCCTCATTCAGGCTTGGGTTGCATTGCTGTTCAAATAATTTCCTATAACCTAAAATTTAGATGGTGCAGCGCTCTGTACTGAaacacctaaatgcctttgtggaTGTGGGCCTGAGTCCCCATAGAAATGATGAAATTCCTTAGCTTCCTGCAGACAAGGTGAAATTTTTGCAGTTCCTGGACTATAAGAGGGGGACATTTTAGTTCCTTCATAGGAGGTCAATATGATTCATCACCCCATGTGCCAAGTCCAGGTCATTTTACAGATCCATCAGCACTACTATTTGCTCTCTTGTTAATATTAAGACAATGTTTGCAATAATAATTCATTGAAATGTTTAGACAAATATTTCAATGAATTATTGAAATCATTGTCTTAATATTTCAAATGTTCATTGAAATATTAAGACAATGTTTGCAATAATAATTCATTGAAAAGAAGATCCTTTTCCATCATTCCAGCAGTGTAAAGGGGTCTCTAAGAGTAAATTACACTCAGACCCATTGTAAGGCCTGTTTACACTGCCCAAAAATTGAAAGTTGCCTTATTGTAAAAGAAACTCAATTCCAGTAATATATTTTCCAAAttctaggccaaattctgcattattattattcttctTTGATTTTATTTAGATATCTCTAAGGATTTATTTAATATTAGTATGCGTTGTTGGTTCACTTGATTTCACCTCTCTGGCTGCCTAAATCAATGATATCCAGACCATTGGACAATAAGATCATGTCCTACTGAAAGCCTCTCTCAAGATTTCCTTGATTTCTTTATTCCTTAGAGTGTAAATGAAAGGGTTAAGCAATGGTGTCACAATAGTATTGAAAACAGAGACAATTTTGTTTATGTCCAGTGAGTTCTGTTTAGAAGGCTCGACATACAGGAAGATGGCAGAGCCGTACAATATAACCACAACGGTGAGATGGGCAGAGCAAGTGGAAAAGGCCTTTTTCTGGCCTTGAGCAGATGGGAttctcaggatggtggagatgatgtaAATGTAGGAGACCAGGGTGACTGAACAGGAGCCTAGGATGACAATAAAGCAGATAGTAATGTACACCATCTCAAAGAGGTGCGTGTCTGTGCAGGAGAGCTCTATCCAAGAATCtgtgtcacagaagaaatggttgatGACCCTAGGACCACAGAAGGACAACCTAGTGATCAGAAATGCTGGCACAGAAATAGTCAGGAAGCCACCTACCCATGAGCCAATGGCCAGCTGAGTGGACAAGGTGCTGTTCATGATGGAGCTATAGCGCAATGGGTGGCATATGGCCAAATAGCGATCATAGGCCATGACGGCCAGGAGTAGAAATTCAGTGCAGCCTAAGGAGAAGAGAAAATACATCTGCAGGAGGCAGCTGAGGAAGGAGATGGTTTTGCTTTGGGACACGAGATTGGTAAGAGTCTTGGGGATGTTAGCTGTGGTGAACCAGATCTCCAGGAAGGAGAGATTGCAGAGGAAGTAGTACATAGGTGTGTGGAGGCGACGGTGGGTCCCCACTAAGGATATAATGGTGATGTTTCCTGTGAGTGTCAAGAGGTACATGAAAAAGAATAGCATGAAGAGTGAGATCTGCAAATAATGAGAGCCAGGGAACCCAAGCAGAATAAATTCTTTCACATTGGTTTGATTCCCCTTCACCATTGGGGCCAGGTGTGTACCTGCAAAACAGATGAGACCataaagggaagaggaagaaatacGCAGGTGATTTTGTTAGATGCAGGTCATTGTTGACAGACAACAAACTGAGCAGTCACATATACATCAGGATTCTGAACACAATTTGTTTGGTGTGGTGGACATTTAGCTCTCAGTGGGAGCTGGAAACCCTCAGCACGTGATCAGCTCAGGGCATTAGACAGAGATGGGCACCCGTTTAGCTAccagagctggaaagagaacccaggcatccagaTTCCCAGTTCCTTTTTCTGAGCTGTTAAAACACACTCCTCAATCCGAGCCTAAAACagcacccaagagtcctggccTATATTTTCACAAGAGACTATTGATCTGGAGGTGCCTCTGTTTTTGAATGTCTGCTTCGAGATATCTTAAAGGAAGGGCCTGGCCTCTAGTGGGCAACTTGGGCCCCTGACTCTAGCAACAAAAGGACAGTCCACTGTTGTTGCTGTTGATGATGATGGTGATACTCTCATACCTGACTTATATCTCCTCTGAACCATTGGTAATCGTGATAGTACCACAGACCTCCAGACTCCATTCACCTCTCATTTTGGTCATGccttataataaatttcaattaagAAATAATTGATCTTTTAATAAATGCTTGAGGAATTTGTATTAATTCCATCTCTCAAAATATGTTGCTTACAACCCTGATTTATAATCATTTGTAAAGATTTCTAAGGATGCGCTCATAACGATCTGGAACATACACTGCTCATGTCTATAATGTACTTGTAATCTATTAATTGCTTATAAGAAGGCttggaaacattcattttttaaataatttcaatggATTATAATGTTGATTTTTATGCCTTGTTTCTGAATTTTTGCACAATTGTACAGAAGTATgggttttaaacttttttattttatttttatcaattaaatTTCCACAGTGTGAGAACTTATGGCAGGGGCAGACAatgggggtaggagggtggggCACCATCAGGCAATAATTATTCAATGACCATACATGCTGAAAAGTTGTCAAGCAACATTTACCTTACTTTCCCTATTtatcaatttcaattattatcaatcaaaatattttttcattggtgtgtgtgtgtatggtgaaatagGATTTATTGACATTTCCCGATAAAATTCTAAACCGTCCAAGCCTATTTAGAAAGCTTTTATAAATAGTGCCCTAATACAAAGTGTGACCACATTTTCTTCAGTTTAATGAGCCCCTCTGCAAACTGAACTGTTTTTAGTATGTTTTCACAAGTTTAACTGGGGTCAACTTAGTAAATAATTATGTCGATGGTACTCAGGATGGAATGGACTCTGTGTCCTTCTTTCAGAAATGTGCTGACTACAAagctttattatttcttttcttttcttcttggaaaaaaaatatttttttctctctaaagaCATCAGATCTTATTTGTAGTAAATAAGGGGGAAGACTGTTTTATTTTGGAAAGCGTAGAGTCTGCATTATTTACAAAACTACAATTATTCTGCAAGACAGCAAGAAGGTGAAACTGATACGAAACTGACTATAAACACAAGAGaaattgtctaacctgctttttaTACTGTAGTGTGAGCACAATGCAGACGCACAGGCTGGCATTCTCAAAGAACCCTGAGAGAATTGGGCACCCACATACATTGCATTTCAGAGGGATTTGTTCATCTAACTCCTTTAGAGTAGAGTGAAAATCCTAGCTTAAAACCCCCCAGCacaaacaatgaaaagaaaatcagaaagcaAAATTTGTTCTGTTCAAGGAATCTAAACTAGAATTAATTTGAATGTTAGGAATAAtaataacaagaaaacattctgatTTCAATTCAACTTCTGTAAATCCTATGTATTCTGGGAAGATATTCAGAGAATTTTCAAAACATACTCACTGTGTTGGATCTGTGGATGTATCCagaattggggggaggggctaaATGATATCACATCAGACGTAGAGGAAAGTGATCTCTGAACATGGAGAGAAAACCAATaccattattatattattatgattattattattaaaaagcaGACAATAATGCTGTTTCTCTAACACACACTTTTGAAACTTGTCAAAAGGCTCTAGTTCTCAGCCTGCCCTAATGGAGTTAACCATCAGCTATCCTTCATACATTGTCTGCATATCCCTTTATATACCTATAATTGAAAATAACAGATCTATATCTTGTATGCCACTCTCTTCTTAATTGCTCTGTTCAGGCAAAATAAAAGTATTTGCCTATGGGAGGCTTATTTCATCTGCTGAGAGGCAGCTTTGGGACATGATCTTCAGAGAAATCCATAGACTTTCTCAAGAACTTTGAGTGCATTGCTTGTGGAGTCATTAAATAAAAAACTCAAGGGCCAGTCCTCAAATTCCTATGTACCCATGTGGATTTTGTGAACTCATACACCTACCTTCATAGAGTTCCTCTGCACCGAATTCTGAACAACTTTCATATGCTCGTGCTTTGTGTCAAACTTCCATCCATTATTCTTGGACTTTGTCCCAAAAAGGGTTGGCTGAACAACAGAGCACAATGAGATATATTCTTTTGCCGgccaaagaataaaaataatacttatcTTTTATGTAGTGCTTTaaatcagtagatttcaaagcactgtaccaAGGAGGCCAGGATCAttatcctccttttacagatgggaaactgattCACAGAAAGGAGAAGATTTACACCAGGTGTTTGAGAGGGGACTCAGCTCCactcactccagtggagttactcctggtttacactggggtgactgaggggagaatcaggctcaatgaCTTCAgcgattcatagattttaaagccagaaggcaccattattgATCATGtcttctgacctcctgtataaccccAACCAAGGAATTTCACCCAATGATTCCCTCAGCAAACCCATAATTTGTGTCTGAGCTACAGCGTATCTTTTGAAGGAAACAtccagtttttatttaaagacCTCAGGTGATGGAGAACTCACCACACCCTCGAcaagttgttctaatggttaattacccccaTGGTGAAAAAATTGCttcttatttccagcctgaattggATCTCGTTCTGCTTTTATCTGCTAGATTGAGGATACCTTGACTGTCAGGAATCTTCTCCTTCTGCAGgtacttagggccagattgttaaaggtatttaagcatctaaaaatgaagataggcacctagtgggattctCAAAAGTGTCTAGACAAATTAGGTGCTTatctcccatttaagtcaatggcagtgACGTGATTTTTAAAGCTACACTAcatgtctatctgcatctttaggcacttaaatccctATAAAAATCTGATCTTTATAGGCCATGTTGAAGCCACCTCTTAAGCTCTTTGGTAACTTAATAGATTGAACTTCAAGGAATAACTCTTGTTTTCACTAAGaccgtaagaacataagaatggccatactgggtcagaccaacggtccatctagcccagtatcctgtcttccaacagtagccaatgcaggatacctcagagggaatgaacagaacagggaagttATCAATtgatccattctctgtcatccagtcccaggatCTGGCTGACCAGCAATGTTAATACTATCCCACCTAGACTCATGGACATTCTTTACTGCCTTATGCTTTGGTGTCAGAAAAAGAAGTCATCTCCAGTGAATAAAGGATCCTCCAGCTTCAGATCTTGACTATTTAGGTAAACTAAATAGTTAGTGTTATTTTATCAGATTCTACCATGATGGACTAGATCCTCAACTGGGGTAAATAGGTGGACAGTCCCATTCAGTTCTTGGATTGGTGCCAATTTGTGCCTAAAGAGAAATAGGTCCAGCATTCTCAGTGCTGCTATGATGTATAAACCAGCTGAGGACTCTATATTATAATTTTTAATGAGTATTTTTGACCTTGGATGTACAGTGGAGCTAGATTCGGCTATGATTTGCATCATTGTCAATACAGAGGACTCCCACTGCTTGCCCAATAAATCAATCTACCCACCTGATTTAGCATTTGGGCAGCTCTTCTAGGAAGCCCATCTAGTCTAGTGATTGCAGTGCTATATTAATTGAAGCTGGGAGTTTCAAAGGGGACtaagccaatgggaactgggcacTTATCTCCCTTtgactcatttaaagttgcaacctaaaaaaattaaaattaagttgCATTTGATTTATTAATAGTGGGTTGGGTTCTTCTCTCATATAGAACCAAATAAGTAAGTAGATTACTCATGATTAGGTTGTGGAAACTACAGTGGAATTCTTCCCAATTTAAACCAACATAACTCCATTCCCTTCAGAAGAGCTACCCCTCATTTACATGGAAAGGAGAATCACGCCTATTGGTCTCAGCACAGTAGTTTGCGATTTAGGCCAGTGACAATATGATGAGAATGAGACTCAGTGTACTAGGGGCTCATGAGAAAAGACAGGTCAGACAATTGAGGCCTTCCCTGCATCCACCCAAAGTGAAGAGCATAGACACTAGCAGAAACTTGACTAGACTTTGGCTCAGTAAGAACTGAGTAAGAATTTCAGGAGTttgcactgaagccaatgggctaTCATGACCCAAGTAACAATATTGCCCCAGTaagctgggatttttaaagggacctaagggagttaggttttcagtgggacttgagcacctaactcctatAGGCTCCTTTGAATATACCAGCCTTAGTGAGTACTAAGTAAATAATgaatgagaagaaaataaataacgAATAAGGACTGAGTACCCACCAAGTAAACTTTCTCTTTACCTCAAAGTTTGTCAGCTCTGCATGCTTCTTTTGGCGGCATGTAGAGTACAGACATGGGCAGCCCTCTAGCATGGGAATAAATcacagtgtagatggtgaggcacagCTTAATGGAGTGAAGACACCCCTGAAGCCTGTTTGTGTGTTCTCAAATTCGGACCCCACACATCTCTATTCACCCAAggagtgctgtctacactgctattgtcAGATGTGttgtgtcctgctgcctccccaccactgaagggtgaggggtggggaaggggcagtgtaACCATggagactcacccctgcagcacctccagctggtctctcagggaattagcttgatttccaGCTCAGAataccctctgcaggccggtgatccaccttacTGCTTGCTGTTGGCCCCGTGTCCcttcctggacccagtgccccttttacctggggtgctgccccctggcagtaaaccctttctctcagggtctctccctcccaggggaacccccacccactatccccatctcgcctcagtatcaggctactgccagttatCGTCTAACTCCCATgcactggggcaggctgcagtattagccactcatcactggcaaggttgggtttggacttgctgcgttggcctacccctgggctgccctctgaaACCCACAGTGCCTATTGGCCTTGTgccaggccgcagcctgggccttttcaggctggagcctccccagatcctctgcctttccccagccctgctccacttaggttctgtggctccctgcagccaggcccttctctctctacagacAGAGGTAGACTGTTTTTTCCTGGCatccctggcctttttatacagTCCAGCTCTGGCCTGATTAGGGCATGGCCTAGCTGCAACTGCTTCCCCAATCACCCAAGCTTTTAGAGCTGCTGCTTTCAAGCCCTCCCAGGCAGGAGCGgtggtccaccctgctacaggtggctatactgtataatggacactaggggcagcagagggtgggggtggggatggggtgactgtactgtataatgggcacttgGGACAGCAGAAGATGGGGGGCGAGGAAGGAgcagctatactgtataatgggcactaaggggagcagtggagcGTGTATCCCCAGTGAGCTAATAGTCACTTTATCTAACTGTCCATCCATCCAATTGTCCATCTAACTCTCCATCTGTATATTCATCTGTCCATCCACCTATTTTTTTCTGTCTATCTGTCCATCAGGATGTTTCATTTTCCTCCTTCCGCTATTTGTCCATCCAATTATCTATtattgtcagatgctaccagtgtggtgctctgctctgttcagtgttgataacagttggctgtgtgtgtatgttccccctgtgtgctgccccggctctgcagatagctgacactgcagacccaaagagaaccccaatgaccacagactctgataaggtatgaaggcacccggccaggttaatatcaaatgaagcacagtaatatTCCTCGCAGACTCCACAGAACATACtatgaatatgtgccccctgacaatggaccggctcagtcagtggaaGGAGTCTCCACTGCCCAgtaggccagacaaagatatccactcagggatgcattcttatacacaggtacaaacaggtTACGCATCACTGAACGCAGTGAGGTACAGCCCTTCTACGCATTAGGATGCTGCCTATCTCCTGGTACAGGCTGGTTCAAACAAACAAGTCTATCCACCATattgtccttttgaccctgtctttaggctgggtctgcctgttccttgttatctctgtGGGATGTGCTCGTACCAGGCTGTTCTGGTGCTGTCCTGGCACACATTCTTTAACAGCCTTcctcttgccaacttctgtgagaagggcctgcctctggctcccagcctaactttgctttatgttaacaAGGTCTTGATCATTATTGCAGTTCAGGCCTcagcctcataccgggcctctgataccaaagGTTTATGTCTCCAGGCCTCAAATTACTACATATATCATTGGTCTGTCTAACTGCCTGCCTATACATCTGTGAATCTGCCTTGCAAGCCATTCATCTGCCTAATCATCTCTCTGCTTGcctggctatttttttttttttttacatttctttctatctatctatcataacTAATGGACCCCCCTGTGGAAAGTGGACTTCAGTGAGAAGCGGCTGTTGAGTGGGTATATGTTACAGTCATAGGCACTAATTTCACTTTAAAGCTATATCCTGATTTTTGGAAACTAAGGAATATTCCTTCTCATTCTGTGTGCTGCTAATTTCACAGGCAAAGCAGGTGGGAATTGGAGCTGACAAGAGGCTCACAGTGTGAATGTAACACTTTGACAAGGGCAGAATTGGCAAGGGGATAGACCTTAACAAGAGTTATCTCAGTCCCTGGTAGCTGACCAGAGAAGTGGCAATGAAAATTCTCCCCATAGAGAATAAGGTGTTTGACCTTAAGGATGCAGCTGTTTCTATATGTCTGATCACAGAACTGGAGTGATGGTTCCCTAGCCTGAAGGAATCCTGATCAATTTCATTTGGAGCATGTTAATTTCACCGATGCTTTGCTTAGGATAAAAATActaattcaaaaaacaaaacaaaacaaaaaaacctgcttcATTATGTGCTCTTTAAAAACATCCCTGTTAGGAACACAGCAACTGAAAGAGTCTCTCCAATTTGCCATGTAGCACCTGTGACTCTGTAGAGATTTAGAGGAGGACACACGGGTCATTATAACTTCACATGCCTTAACTGGGACTCTGAGAAATATCAGTTTAGACCTGGACGCTGTCTGGTGATCTGAGAAATCTCTCAAGGAATCAAGGGCCAGTGGCAGAAGCAAAAAGTTACTCTCATTTTAATAGGTCCCACTGAGGGTCATTAGAATGGAAATGCTGGGAAATGCAGGTCTCAGTGGCAGTCTCAACAAGGCTGATTAGAAAAGAAAGTCAGAGTCACTGATTGAAGTGaaacaaaggaagggaagggTTTGTTCCTATGTCAAATAGACCCCTATGGGTAAAGTGAACGGGGTCAAGCTGTTCATTCTCAGCCCTTCTGAAAGGTGATCCCTTCCTTCATCAATTCCAGCAGACTCCTAGGTAGTGAAGGAATGTAAGCGGaggtagtggtggtggggggagtttGCAATGAAACTGACATGTAAACAAATCTCAGATTCCCACTAGGTTAGCAaaggcagcccagcccagaggcaGGTAGCAAAAGGTAATTCCAGGTTTCTAGGCCTCAGTGACAGAGATCAGCCAATGCACCAGGGATGTGACAGGCATTACTGTGCTGTCTACAACCCCCAGTTCTGCTGATGCCCTCAGTCCTAACCCACACCTCCCCCTCTACTGCCCACCCCCAATATTCCATCTCTGGGTTCCCCCACACACAAAGCTCTGTGCGTGCACATCCATCCTGACCCGCAGTACTCCTTACTGTCCGAGCCCTGGGCTCTCCGCAACACACAACTCTGTTCACGTGTTCAACCCTGATCTGCAgcgccctgggctccccctgtgATGAAATGCTAAACTGCATTGTACTGTTCAGCAGGGACGTTGCCCTGTGTATGAAATAACTTGTTTAAGCTgacctcagccatacctggcagagcaCTGAAGGATCTTACAGTGAGCACACCTGGTGTGTGCCTTGCTCTgaaggaagctctgtagccagatgtacctattgggtttccgggaactGAGTGGGCGAAAGCTCGCCCATTGCTAACagattccccgccccccagactaaggggaggatctacaggacctcagaaccccactgatttcgggggacaaataataaaagaacaggggcaggagtgcggtcagagggtcataagaagggagcctgatggggacaccgagcagagaaccccggacagcgcccactgctcctcaaaggcgtcaagagagccagtggacgccgcccagaggaactgcGCCCGGATATGTGAATGGACTAAgaatcggaaacaagccccacagtcacaggagtctctaCTGGCCAACCTCCTTTCtctggttgtgtagatggccatttttgccagggcgaggaggaggttgaccaggaggtcccgtgactttgtggggccacggatagggagagCATTAAGAAGGAAGTGAGGGGAAAAATGCAGCCAGAAACGTAACAGGATACTGGTGAGGAGccagtataggggctgcaacctggcgcactacAAGTAAACATGCGCCAGTTTCTCCCGCATGCTGCAAAagaggcaggtgtctgggacaagGGTAAATCTCGCCAAATACATGCATgtgctcacagccccatgaagGAACTGCTAACTGATATCCCTGGCAGGCCTTGGGACCAGAGTAGAGTATAaactggcccaccggggctcctcaccctccagaggtggcaggaggtgccgccatttggtatcggggcgggacgcgagggtgaggtagtgaagggtgtggagcacaagcGTGTAGAGATGCTTCCTTGGAAGCGGACTGGCTGTAGGTCATGCACCTGGCTTGcggagaaggggcagaggggcCGGtcgggtccacggggcaggggcccgaaGAAAAGGTCTGAAGGGCTTGGGGTGGCGAGTGGGCGGGGCATGCCATCTTGCAGGACCCAGTCGAGATAGgccacagcagcaggcagcaaagcagcCTCCACCTACTGTAGTACGTGccagggagtacaaggtctggagagccccatagGCCGAGcaagcatcaggggatccagccagtctccccggtcgtagtccaggaggtctccgaccctggtagctTCTGCCAGGACTAACCTCTGGCACACGGAGCTGGGCTCCACAAGGAGATCTGCCTcctcggtggccgccacggacctagTTGCAGAGAACAAAtcccaggtccggaggaggtcctggtagaagaccagcagcccggagaggtctcgcggaagacccaTAGGatcgagataaaggagctgccggttGGAAGCGGCACAGGAAGGCTTGCGCCAGTACTCTCCACACCGGACTACCCACACCATAAAGAAGCCTTTGCAGTGCCTGGAGGGAGAAGACGTGGACCTGAGtgcgcaggcacttcaggccctgccttccctcctccaggggcaggtggaggacccctgcagggacccagtgcagtcctggccaaaagaactccagaaccaccctCCAGAGATCGGCCAGGAAGTCTGGGGcggggaccagggtgttgagccggtaccagagcatggacagaaCTAATTGATTGAgtaccagtgccctccctcaaaGGGAAAGGCACCggag
The Chelonoidis abingdonii isolate Lonesome George unplaced genomic scaffold, CheloAbing_2.0 scaffold0893, whole genome shotgun sequence DNA segment above includes these coding regions:
- the LOC116834948 gene encoding olfactory receptor 6F1-like, translated to MVKGNQTNVKEFILLGFPGSHYLQISLFMLFFFMYLLTLTGNITIISLVGTHRRLHTPMYYFLCNLSFLEIWFTTANIPKTLTNLVSQSKTISFLSCLLQMYFLFSLGCTEFLLLAVMAYDRYLAICHPLRYSSIMNSTLSTQLAIGSWVGGFLTISVPAFLITRLSFCGPRVINHFFCDTDSWIELSCTDTHLFEMVYITICFIVILGSCSVTLVSYIYIISTILRIPSAQGQKKAFSTCSAHLTVVVILYGSAIFLYVEPSKQNSLDINKIVSVFNTIVTPLLNPFIYTLRNKEIKEILREAFSRT